The genomic region TAGTccatatcataaaaataatcagTTATGTTCTATGGTTCTTGACCAGAACATATGGACTTTCTATTGGGAGTATTCATCCATCTTGAAATGGAtcttaactttaaatattttctgttcATCCTTGGTCATTTATAAAATTCGATCAATGAATTTGTATATCCACGATTTGGATCATACTATTGCACATTCCGTACTTAGAGGTTAACCAAAATTCTCtatgaaaattatatgtatGCTTGGCGTATGCCATCAATCTCTCATGGTCGGCTGGAAGCCTTCCTTAGGTTAACATGCCGTCCCATCCTTACTTGGTGTCTCATGGTCGGATCATGACCTATGGGACGGGTCGGAATTGCCTAGGACCAAGGTGGTTCAAGGTCAGACTTGGATATGGATTCTtatggtcgtgaatctgatggattcatccCTTTATTACTTTGACCATATCATATCCAGTTCTTGGTATATAAGATCATAGATCTCAATACATGTATATGGCTGTGATCTTCATTCTagatcattatattttttattacagcctgtccaaaatCAATCTGTTGGACTTTAATCATCTTTCTTAGgttataaacacaaggaatttatttcataatttatggactgatctgaaatgttcttatagaactttcttaCTAAGCATCTCTTAGTTTTATTATGTGTGTATACACGCAGGCAGCTGCTTCTACGatagtccatgaacaacgcaggaacgatgttgttctatgagattCTCATTTCTCATTTTTAGATCTCTTGATCTCTTAAGATTCAGGTCATATGTACCTTTATATATCCAGGGATTTATTATACTACTTACTGCGATTTTCTTATGTGTTTCCAGACACTAATTATATTGTGCAGTAGCAATCACCACATAGGAATTTTATTTCCTTCTAATATGTTCCTTAGTCTCTGTGGATAACCTTGTGTAATAAAGCCATTCATAGAATGCTCCATGCATAGATATGGACGACCTGGACATGGTCATGTCCTTTCTCACGATTTCATTCATCACAAGACTCTTATTTCCCTTGGTAAGATGGTCTCCGCATCTCTTACTCTTTACTTAGAACCCCAcgttcatttatttatttattttccgaGTACTCTCATGTGTGGGTTCGAGATCCTCTCTTATTCTTATTCTCAAGTGCTTTCTCATATGCATTTCAATCACTTATgtatgtgtatgtgtcgacacttatTTGTACTTGTTCCATCGCATTTCATTGCGTTCCAGACATGttctaatcgattagagattacATTATCCAGGACCTTTACCATTGTATCTCGGCTAATCCAATTTACATGGCTTGGTACCTTAGATGTTCAGCTGGCCAGCATTTTTCTCTATGTCTGGTATGGTTTCTTTAGTGAACTCGGGTATATTATTCTGAGCACCTTATTCTCTTTCTCATCCGAGGTTCTTATGTATATGGAACATACAGGTCTATTATATAGACTTACTTATAGCaacttgaatatttatttcgtggtgctaagctggttaTGACATAGTcatcgggtctaatctgtctggctatcatcttgtatgatttttttctttctttctttctttgtatgGACGTCCAAGATTATAATCtttggtccgaggatcttgccaagacaatggtGGTTCATACCACTTCATTTCTCTTATTCTTTCCAGCTTATTGTTTTCTCATTTTAGTGAATGTTGGATAGACAGATTTATCTTGTATAAATCAATGTACTTTGGCCACAATCTAGTCACTCATTTTGGCTCATGGTTTATTAAAAATTCGCAGGAGAAAACATTTTcacttatccaacatatattcccaatcttatctcatttCCTTATGAgattccatcctagacggcacacaTGTTTGTGGTGttctatttattatttcttaggaTGGTGTCTGGATTGTGACCCGTAATCATTttgagatgggaatatctatgcatAACTTTAATGGCCTGATGCTTATACTTCAACTTGTATGAATAATTTCTTTATGTCCCATATCTTGGACCATATAATTTCCGAATTCTTACTCTGTCCCTTGGACTATAATTTTCGAATTTCTATTCTGTTCCCAATGCTCGGATGGCTGTGGCCAATGGCTCATTTAGATTCATAAAAGAATTCTGTCCGAGTAGATCTATAGTATGGACATGTGTGGATTTGTCCTCACTTCCATTTCATGGACATACTATATTCTGTTAAAATTCTTGGGAATTAATCCATGTCCTTAACCAGATATCTTTGTGACCTCTGTATGGAGAGTCATTGAACTTATAGTTCATACTTGGTCGAGTGTTGTTGTGTCCGGCCAGAAATACTACTATGGACTGAGTCTCGACCAGTCTCGACCACGACCATGTAGGAACCAcgaccacggttattgtggtttCCATTTCCATGGTTGTCGAGtctttattttggtttaaaaggACAACATGTCTGAGCTCTTATATCCATCAGATTATGGTGTGTTCATGGCATAGGGTTAtcctctctccccctcatgaacatactgtAATCTGTGGATGCTCATGActtttcataaattttgtaGTCTAAACCGTATAGGTTGTAATTCGAAATTTATTCATGCCAGGTTATCAggaacattttataaaaatcatttctGTAAGAACACAAAATTATTGTGCCATTTCCATGATACCTTTTGGACAATGAAGCctcatgagtttcccttgtgttcATACTACACACGTGAGATTTATGGGagaactcttttgtgcctttaaatctttgcatcagattttaaaatttatttcggatggctaatccggtcataccattaagtataatttcgtggctaaccttactggttaccaaAAGCCATTGTTCCttatcatattgatcatttGCATAGTCTAGATCAACATGGAGAATTTTATTCTTGATCATTTATACCTTTggcaaattttcttttacatacACAGAAAGAACATTTCTGTCCTTAGCCCATTCGAAaccattcaaaataaattaatggggCTTTCATTTTTGAGTGATAAAAATCGTCCCCCTTCAGGGTAATGCCATAGGCGTGGTCTCTTTTAGACACACTGGTTTTCGAAATTTTCttgtcatttttcaatcaaagATTGTAATCAAATCATTTAAGataagataaaattttattactgCTTTCCAGAGATgacaagataaaataaaatgaaaaccaaatcataaataaaaatcaggatgtcaaaataaaaataaaacaaaaccggCCATTCCTTTCTAACACTTTGGATATGACTTACATTGATTCTTATTCAATGAATAGATCAAGCTCATTATCTACATGAGTCCACTCGGTTTGTTCTTCTCCAGCTTCAGGAATACTCAAATCAAACTCTTGTCTCAGCTTATGTATGCTTAAGATCTCATCAAATTGCTTGATGTTCTCtgcctttgttttctttttcttctcaatTTCCAACAGTTTGTCGAGTAGATCAAAGTAAGTAGTACACTTACTGGCGTGATATAAAGATATCGCATCACTCGGATGGATAGTCTCACGAGTCTTGGTGAGCTTATCCCTGTTGGTTGTCGACTCTCCAAATAGGTTGAGAGTGTAGGCGATTCTCATAAGGTCAGAGTCATACTTGTTCACAGATTCATAATTCTGGAACTTTATTTCTCGCCATTCTTTTTCTGCTTTATGCAAGAACATTTCTGAGTATCTATTGTTCAATGTATACCAGAGATAATGTGGATCATTGATGTAGCTGTACATCATTTTTAGATCATCACAGAGTTTATCCTTCGTGATCTTGAGGGCATACGACCTCTCACACGCAGGGGTATCATTATCCCACTTGGTACACTTCCAAACTCCTCTGAGTTTTAATCTTCCTGAAGTGTTCATGGTCCACTCAATATAATTATCTCCGGAGAGATTTAGGACACTGTAATCTGAGTTTATTGACATCTGAATTCATCACAAAACGATGATCATTTAGTTTCTCATGCCATCTGGCTATATAAGGAAACAATGTCATGCGCCCATTTAGGCTGCTAAGACCATTCGGTCATCATCAAATAAATCAAGACCATTCGGTCATATATTGATCAAGGCACTCGGCCATATTTAGAAATGAAATAACAATTATACAAACAATCATTTCAATGCAATAACTAATCGACCAGGATGCGAGCAAGAAACACTCAggaatctaaaataaatatcctaagggttttagggttttaggagTCGCATAGGTCGATGGTTAAACCCGGGTTGGATAGGTTCGATTGGGGTCAATCCTAAACCGGTTTACCATTTGGTTTAAGATG from Raphanus sativus cultivar WK10039 unplaced genomic scaffold, ASM80110v3 Scaffold4529, whole genome shotgun sequence harbors:
- the LOC130507444 gene encoding uncharacterized protein LOC130507444; translated protein: MNTSGRLKLRGVWKCTKWDNDTPACERSYALKITKDKLCDDLKMMYSYINDPHYLWYTLNNRYSEMFLHKAEKEWREIKFQNYESVNKYDSDLMRIAYTLNLFGESTTNRDKLTKTRETIHPSDAISLYHASKCTTYFDLLDKLLEIEKKKKTKAENIKQFDEILSIHKLRQEFDLSIPEAGEEQTEWTHVDNELDLFIE